A region of uncultured Desulfobacter sp. DNA encodes the following proteins:
- a CDS encoding TonB C-terminal domain-containing protein, translating into MSDTHLKICCLMMSCFIHWIILGASFSPVVNSYGNLELTPLNISRGTACVKPSFALQQLVEQRTDSNDTDPGGQHGENSRKQILTLYLKQVAEEINRCKFLSADMNKDQMNRLIGNAQYAFSIDAAGKFYGIRMTRSSGNPLIDKASRAAIVLAGQRVKRPEETGTAPIALKLAVKFQYGL; encoded by the coding sequence ATGTCCGATACCCATCTTAAAATTTGCTGTCTGATGATGTCATGTTTTATTCACTGGATAATTCTCGGGGCCTCCTTTTCCCCGGTTGTAAATTCTTACGGCAACCTCGAGCTGACACCGTTGAACATCAGCCGGGGGACAGCCTGTGTAAAACCATCCTTTGCCCTGCAGCAGCTTGTTGAACAAAGAACCGATTCAAACGACACAGACCCTGGCGGGCAACATGGCGAAAATTCCAGGAAACAGATCTTAACTCTCTATCTGAAACAGGTCGCAGAAGAGATCAACCGGTGCAAGTTCTTATCGGCAGATATGAATAAAGATCAGATGAACCGGCTGATCGGCAACGCACAATATGCGTTTTCCATAGATGCCGCCGGGAAATTTTACGGGATTCGCATGACAAGAAGTTCCGGAAATCCTTTGATCGACAAAGCTTCCAGAGCCGCAATCGTCCTTGCCGGCCAAAGGGTGAAACGCCCCGAAGAAACCGGCACCGCTCCCATTGCTTTAAAACTTGCAGTAAAGTTTCAATACGGGTTGTAA
- a CDS encoding biopolymer transporter ExbD translates to MIHLTDPVLRPVKPDITPLLDVVFILLIFFVVSSVFTVQGIKMDLPEASTATAISGPTHRIRIMKDNTLRFDDQVMDMRELSFKLQNIKTTPNGHASERIILECSPLARVAVFIKTADMVKAAGFEDLIIATTRP, encoded by the coding sequence ATGATTCACCTGACTGATCCGGTACTCAGACCTGTAAAACCCGATATCACACCCCTGCTTGATGTTGTATTTATCCTGCTGATTTTCTTTGTGGTGTCGTCGGTGTTCACCGTCCAGGGGATCAAGATGGATCTTCCCGAAGCCTCTACGGCCACAGCGATTTCAGGTCCAACACATCGAATCCGCATCATGAAAGACAATACCCTTCGTTTTGATGACCAGGTGATGGATATGCGGGAGCTGTCCTTCAAACTGCAAAACATCAAAACAACACCCAACGGGCACGCCTCTGAACGTATTATCCTTGAATGCTCCCCCCTTGCCCGGGTTGCCGTTTTTATCAAGACCGCAGATATGGTCAAAGCAGCCGGATTTGAAGACCTGATTATCGCGACAACCAGACCCTAA
- a CDS encoding MotA/TolQ/ExbB proton channel family protein codes for MNVVAQGGMMMWPLILLSIPALAIILERGIFFICHPFPVKGAAAATPDTPGVFAPFFDALFSDEAVSVKEKKTTLAAKQILFSFNKTIDFLSTIATVAPLLGLLGTVVGMVQAFSKLAGANAGMDIGLLADGIWHALLTTAAGLVIAIPALLAHQWFSAKVRQLAFEMECYANRILES; via the coding sequence ATGAATGTGGTTGCCCAGGGCGGCATGATGATGTGGCCCTTGATTCTGTTATCCATCCCGGCCCTTGCAATTATTCTGGAAAGGGGAATTTTTTTTATCTGTCATCCCTTTCCGGTGAAGGGCGCGGCAGCCGCGACACCTGACACACCTGGCGTCTTTGCCCCTTTTTTTGACGCACTTTTCAGCGATGAAGCCGTTTCTGTAAAAGAGAAGAAAACAACCCTGGCAGCAAAGCAGATTTTGTTCTCCTTTAACAAAACCATTGATTTTTTGTCCACCATTGCCACGGTTGCGCCGCTGTTGGGGCTCTTGGGCACCGTGGTGGGCATGGTCCAGGCCTTTTCAAAACTGGCGGGAGCTAATGCCGGTATGGATATCGGCCTGCTTGCCGACGGGATCTGGCATGCGCTTTTGACCACAGCGGCAGGCCTTGTCATTGCCATCCCGGCGCTTTTGGCCCACCAGTGGTTCAGCGCAAAGGTCCGTCAGCTTGCATTTGAAATGGAGTGCTATGCCAACAGGATACTGGAATCATGA
- a CDS encoding CobW family GTP-binding protein, with protein MIQKDPAWGLDTLLPPSVVNTPELAGYELARAVLIRSTYIPGIRHRLGWRGIHEAIVPGGPPGSLTAKVNDLPGVFSFCPVEPGPGHTARFLLSYYPAPEEALVEKYSIEAGISALAPDYMEKVRNFIDHTEFSELFHIGCVDCMKSDHGVFISFQALHRLGWIAEKGIVIENENGPFQAVAPGGIDQDLPAFDIGMAFFKPLAASFSYTLGAAPSCFYSQTRKKETAAGFLETPEQGLTLGYFSNGEQRWMSGWEDAYTNIAWSPGDPFPHPFENELWWTPDLTGAGTSLDKKAVGVMTKPRFILLTGFLGTGKTSFLDHFIQAQTAANNFVAVIQNEIGEKGLDAALLDQTYAVTQMDEGCVCCSLAGNLRAALSDILDRFSPDFIVLETTGLANPANILSELQELNDLFEFGSVTTLVDGSQGRRTLDRFEVARDQVRLADVILVNKCDLPTVDLGGIEKQIRQLNPVAMVHQTVNGAIHPGVLYGVNFRSPLNRPLFFMPGTHATHEDDQIETRLVTFDHPVDEAGLNAVIQGAGEQILRVKGIVRFNDRSGPMVFQYAPGTWRITPFTGEDTKDYFLVFIGLNLEQHLIWKEVCA; from the coding sequence ATGATTCAAAAAGATCCTGCCTGGGGACTTGATACCCTGTTACCGCCTTCCGTGGTGAATACGCCGGAACTGGCCGGCTATGAACTGGCAAGGGCGGTGCTGATCCGGTCAACATATATCCCGGGCATTCGCCACCGCCTGGGGTGGCGAGGCATTCACGAAGCCATCGTCCCGGGGGGGCCTCCGGGCAGTCTCACCGCAAAGGTCAATGACCTGCCGGGCGTCTTTTCCTTTTGCCCCGTTGAGCCCGGTCCAGGCCACACAGCCCGGTTTCTGCTGAGCTATTACCCGGCACCGGAAGAGGCTTTGGTGGAAAAGTATTCCATTGAGGCGGGGATCTCTGCCCTGGCCCCGGATTATATGGAAAAAGTCAGAAATTTCATTGACCACACTGAGTTTTCAGAACTTTTTCATATTGGCTGTGTTGATTGTATGAAATCGGATCATGGTGTTTTTATTTCGTTCCAAGCCCTGCACCGCCTGGGCTGGATTGCTGAAAAGGGCATTGTAATAGAAAATGAAAACGGCCCGTTCCAGGCTGTGGCCCCCGGCGGCATAGACCAGGATCTGCCCGCCTTTGATATCGGCATGGCGTTTTTCAAGCCGTTGGCTGCTTCTTTTTCCTATACACTTGGTGCAGCCCCCTCCTGTTTTTATTCCCAGACGCGGAAAAAAGAAACTGCCGCCGGCTTTCTTGAAACCCCAGAGCAGGGATTGACACTTGGATATTTCAGCAACGGTGAACAGAGGTGGATGTCAGGCTGGGAAGACGCCTATACCAATATAGCCTGGTCTCCGGGAGATCCTTTCCCACACCCTTTTGAAAACGAACTGTGGTGGACCCCGGATCTGACCGGGGCAGGCACCAGCCTGGACAAAAAAGCTGTGGGTGTCATGACCAAGCCCCGGTTTATTCTGCTGACAGGATTTCTCGGCACGGGGAAAACCAGTTTCCTGGACCATTTTATCCAGGCCCAGACCGCAGCCAACAATTTTGTGGCGGTGATACAAAATGAGATTGGCGAAAAGGGGCTGGACGCGGCCCTGCTGGACCAGACCTATGCCGTGACCCAGATGGACGAAGGCTGTGTCTGCTGTTCCCTGGCCGGCAATCTTCGGGCCGCGCTTTCCGATATTCTGGACCGGTTTTCACCCGATTTTATTGTGCTGGAGACCACAGGTCTTGCCAATCCGGCCAATATCCTTTCAGAACTCCAGGAGCTTAACGATCTTTTTGAATTCGGCTCCGTCACCACCCTTGTGGACGGCTCCCAGGGCCGGCGCACCCTGGATCGCTTTGAGGTGGCAAGGGATCAGGTGCGCCTGGCGGATGTGATCCTTGTCAATAAATGCGATCTTCCGACAGTTGATCTCGGGGGCATTGAAAAACAGATCCGGCAACTGAACCCGGTGGCAATGGTTCACCAGACCGTTAATGGGGCCATCCATCCCGGCGTGCTGTACGGCGTTAATTTCCGCAGTCCCCTGAATCGTCCGCTTTTTTTTATGCCGGGCACCCATGCCACCCATGAAGACGACCAGATAGAAACCCGGCTTGTCACCTTTGATCACCCCGTTGATGAGGCGGGGCTCAATGCCGTAATCCAGGGGGCAGGGGAGCAGATTCTCAGGGTGAAGGGCATAGTCCGGTTCAATGACCGGTCCGGTCCCATGGTCTTTCAGTATGCCCCCGGCACCTGGCGGATTACGCCGTTTACCGGAGAAGACACAAAGGATTATTTTCTGGTCTTTATCGGGCTGAACCTTGAACAACACTTAATCTGGAAAGAGGTCTGTGCATGA
- a CDS encoding MBL fold metallo-hydrolase encodes MSENIQRRDFLKGAVTGTGIGALAAMGLFSYSGMRKKLFPQKERKMTDIGTCRNVKVTNISETSWFDNHVLMGDIKGAGGLLVNQYTYNWPPFGNGTGLGKGSYEAGIQQIKDLIPHDLDTAWDIIAKNSVNPENAGGYACLMEVEELSGNKRKFLLDSGWSYRWMDECFKREGIDKMLENREIEALFISHEHFDHYWGLPVTLKYDPTITIYIPEGFYPEGKKYIKDSGHTGKLVEVKNGLYKHIPGMATYVFPVPIICRVYGEQSIYFNVQDKGLVSVTGCCHQGIIQFAETAHNELKYEKDQFHGIYGGLHISPFEDWDPKYDDLVISLRNYGFERIGCNHCTGVLCAKKFISAGYPVVEGSARFRSKDKAYLGNGDVITFG; translated from the coding sequence ATGTCTGAAAATATACAACGAAGGGACTTTCTGAAGGGTGCTGTCACCGGCACGGGCATTGGCGCGCTGGCTGCCATGGGACTGTTTTCATATTCCGGGATGAGGAAAAAGCTGTTTCCACAAAAAGAGAGAAAAATGACCGATATCGGCACCTGCAGAAACGTCAAGGTGACCAATATTTCGGAAACCAGCTGGTTTGACAACCACGTCCTCATGGGTGACATCAAAGGAGCCGGCGGTCTGCTGGTGAACCAGTACACCTATAACTGGCCGCCCTTCGGCAACGGCACGGGACTTGGCAAGGGCTCCTATGAAGCTGGTATACAGCAGATCAAAGATCTTATACCCCATGACCTGGATACGGCCTGGGATATCATTGCCAAAAATTCAGTCAACCCGGAAAACGCCGGCGGATACGCCTGTCTGATGGAAGTTGAAGAACTTTCCGGCAACAAGCGTAAATTTTTGCTGGACTCCGGCTGGTCTTACAGATGGATGGATGAATGCTTCAAGCGGGAAGGGATTGACAAGATGCTGGAAAATCGGGAAATCGAAGCCCTGTTCATCTCCCATGAGCATTTTGACCATTACTGGGGACTGCCCGTAACCCTGAAATATGACCCCACAATCACCATTTATATCCCCGAAGGCTTTTACCCCGAAGGAAAGAAGTACATTAAAGATTCAGGACACACCGGCAAACTGGTGGAGGTCAAGAACGGCCTGTATAAACACATACCCGGGATGGCCACCTATGTGTTCCCGGTGCCCATCATCTGCCGGGTTTACGGTGAACAATCCATATACTTCAATGTACAGGATAAGGGACTTGTTTCCGTGACCGGGTGCTGCCACCAGGGTATCATCCAGTTTGCGGAAACGGCGCACAATGAACTCAAGTATGAAAAGGACCAGTTCCACGGCATATACGGCGGGCTTCATATCTCTCCCTTCGAGGATTGGGACCCCAAGTATGACGACCTTGTCATCTCATTGAGAAATTACGGGTTTGAACGGATCGGGTGCAATCACTGCACCGGCGTTCTGTGCGCCAAGAAATTCATTTCTGCAGGCTATCCTGTGGTCGAAGGGTCTGCGCGGTTCCGTTCCAAAGATAAGGCCTATCTTGGCAATGGAGATGTCATCACCTTCGGATAA
- a CDS encoding GntR family transcriptional regulator, with the protein MLNDLFKQLEATVQSLGLKPGDRFPAERQLAAELNVSRNTFRRLLHTLEGRGMVEIKKGSGTFLKPRFFNTQDPYLGTEKRSAGKVMADQMETVFLFFPIIIELACHRMTPAQLEMLQKSNVALSRSIFTRDHRKVWLESLSFFRIIAKGTGNSMMSGIMEEIFAVDMVPFDHFFKATQKSREELFADHVNILNALIEKECAKARQAARNYAVHLNRIMGNNTEALADLQSPLSKEDA; encoded by the coding sequence ATGCTGAACGATTTATTTAAACAGCTCGAAGCCACTGTCCAGTCACTTGGACTCAAACCGGGGGACAGATTTCCTGCCGAACGTCAGCTTGCCGCCGAACTTAATGTCAGCCGGAACACCTTTCGCCGTCTGCTTCATACCCTGGAAGGCCGGGGCATGGTTGAAATTAAAAAAGGCAGCGGCACCTTTCTCAAACCCCGCTTTTTTAATACCCAGGATCCTTATCTGGGCACTGAAAAAAGATCTGCCGGAAAAGTTATGGCAGATCAGATGGAAACCGTATTTTTATTTTTTCCCATTATTATTGAACTGGCATGTCACCGCATGACGCCCGCCCAGCTTGAAATGCTCCAGAAAAGCAATGTGGCCTTAAGCCGCAGTATCTTTACCAGGGATCATAGAAAAGTATGGCTGGAAAGTCTGTCCTTTTTCAGGATCATTGCCAAGGGAACGGGCAACAGTATGATGTCCGGTATTATGGAAGAGATCTTCGCCGTTGATATGGTTCCGTTTGACCATTTTTTCAAGGCAACCCAGAAAAGCAGGGAAGAGCTGTTCGCGGATCATGTCAATATCTTGAACGCACTGATCGAAAAAGAGTGCGCCAAAGCCAGGCAGGCGGCCCGGAATTACGCCGTCCATTTAAACCGGATCATGGGAAACAACACCGAAGCCCTTGCCGATCTCCAGTCTCCGTTATCAAAGGAGGATGCATGA
- a CDS encoding VanZ family protein encodes MKRLVDEIKKHWKSLTWVILTAITVLSLLPLNALPPAPGTDKIHHFIAYGMLILPVALRRPKNWIIWGLFFIAYSGAIELIQPFVNRYGEWMDLLANSLGLLCGAIIARLINFLVSADTR; translated from the coding sequence ATGAAAAGACTTGTTGATGAAATAAAAAAACACTGGAAAAGTTTAACATGGGTTATCTTGACAGCGATTACGGTTCTATCTCTTTTACCGTTAAACGCGTTGCCGCCTGCACCCGGTACAGATAAAATCCATCACTTCATTGCCTACGGCATGCTGATCTTGCCGGTAGCCCTTCGCAGGCCTAAGAACTGGATCATATGGGGTTTGTTCTTTATTGCATACAGCGGTGCCATTGAACTTATTCAACCATTCGTCAATCGTTATGGAGAGTGGATGGACCTGCTTGCCAATTCTTTGGGTCTGCTATGCGGAGCAATCATTGCCCGGCTCATAAATTTCCTGGTATCCGCAGACACCCGATAG
- a CDS encoding XTP/dITP diphosphatase: MKQILVLASTNKGKTRELQERLQGYPVDIKNLSDFGPIPEVIEDGETFDDNAYKKASFTARILGYPALADDSGLCVEALGGAPGVYSARYAGENATDQDNVDKLLEAMKNEENRKAAFECVISIAVPTGAALTYEGRCEGVLTREPAGNNGFGYDPLFFFPELNKTFAQLSMEEKAKVSHRGKALQEVTQEMDKILDWIDIQLSRIVTEPGCK; the protein is encoded by the coding sequence GTGAAACAGATTTTAGTACTGGCCTCGACCAATAAAGGCAAAACAAGGGAATTACAGGAAAGACTTCAAGGCTATCCGGTTGACATAAAAAACCTTTCAGATTTTGGTCCCATCCCGGAAGTAATTGAAGACGGGGAGACCTTTGACGACAATGCCTATAAAAAAGCCTCGTTTACGGCCAGAATCTTAGGGTACCCGGCCCTGGCCGATGACTCAGGCCTGTGCGTGGAGGCACTGGGCGGGGCACCAGGTGTCTATTCGGCCCGTTACGCCGGTGAAAATGCCACGGACCAGGACAATGTGGACAAACTGCTGGAAGCCATGAAAAATGAGGAAAACCGCAAAGCCGCCTTTGAATGCGTAATCTCCATTGCGGTGCCCACAGGCGCAGCCCTGACCTATGAAGGCCGCTGTGAGGGGGTGCTCACCCGGGAACCGGCGGGCAACAACGGGTTTGGCTATGATCCGCTTTTCTTTTTCCCGGAATTGAATAAAACCTTTGCCCAGCTCTCCATGGAGGAAAAAGCCAAGGTCAGCCACAGGGGAAAGGCGTTGCAGGAGGTTACCCAGGAGATGGACAAAATCCTGGACTGGATTGACATTCAATTGTCCCGGATTGTCACTGAACCAGGATGCAAGTAA
- a CDS encoding nitroreductase family protein, protein MDSFKELVKANRSCRRFDNTFALDTQTLTDLVELARYTASGANNQPLKYIISSTREQNDMIFSCLAWAAYLKEWKGPEPAEQPTGYIVILGDTTIATNFWCDHGIAAQTILLGARAKGLAGCMFAAINIKKLKTLLDIGDHLEVKLVIALGKPVEKACIDDVDESGDIKYFRDENQVHHVPKRKLEDLILKVF, encoded by the coding sequence ATGGATTCATTCAAAGAACTGGTAAAAGCCAACCGGTCCTGCAGACGGTTTGACAATACGTTTGCCCTGGACACCCAGACCCTGACCGACCTTGTGGAACTGGCCCGGTATACGGCCTCCGGGGCCAACAACCAGCCCCTGAAATACATTATTTCCAGCACCCGGGAACAAAACGACATGATCTTTTCCTGCCTGGCCTGGGCCGCTTATCTCAAAGAGTGGAAAGGCCCCGAACCTGCGGAACAGCCCACGGGATACATTGTCATATTGGGCGACACCACCATTGCCACCAATTTCTGGTGCGACCACGGCATTGCAGCCCAGACCATACTGCTCGGGGCCCGGGCAAAAGGGCTTGCCGGATGCATGTTTGCCGCCATCAATATCAAAAAACTCAAAACACTGCTGGACATCGGCGACCACCTGGAGGTCAAGCTGGTCATCGCACTTGGCAAACCCGTGGAAAAAGCCTGCATTGATGATGTGGATGAAAGCGGGGATATCAAGTATTTCCGGGATGAAAACCAGGTTCACCATGTTCCCAAGCGCAAACTTGAGGATCTGATTCTCAAAGTTTTTTAG
- a CDS encoding radical SAM protein translates to MKVLFVNPSCQDPRVTDPDALQVPIGLYYLAAGLLDRSRISGILNLAPSGPANPSAKGSTEKALALFTQAATQEQPDIIGFSVTSPTRLNAMACADKARQILPDALIVFGGPGATFMADFLFDACPALDVIVKGEGEISTTKLVNAADKIKNRFGAIHQGQVLRAELVQDLCQIPGIVFRRGQGVEDTGPGELIQDLDTLPHPSRYFTYQHLAMSRGCPGRCTFCGSPKFWGTSLVRRHSPQWLFEEIKALSRKGVTHFFISDDTFTMDSDAVKALCEKIIRADLGISWNAISRVDYIDETVLGLMRRAGCIQISFGIESGAEPIKKILGKPIDNDICVAAFDKVRAAGILPRAYFIYGSPGETDATIQQSIDLMIRLGPLSTVFYMLVTFPGTALYNRAVQKGWTNDGVWHNAIEDLPWWDLDPNMDFPRVKVWGDRLRQAFFDHLGEFVNRIALDQDKDNASAPLHADFLSRLAMTFSHGEYARDNRVRNAEQIAVSLFEKALQFHPCPRAFQGLSMIYQKKKKFAEAMAFLDKGLAHFPNDKDLCVCMGVCLMNTGNFHGALTYFTPFAHDPALGQYISICKQNVTT, encoded by the coding sequence GTGAAGGTTCTGTTTGTCAATCCATCCTGCCAGGATCCAAGGGTTACTGATCCGGATGCGCTCCAGGTGCCCATAGGGCTTTATTATCTGGCCGCAGGCCTTCTGGACCGGAGCCGGATATCAGGAATTTTAAACCTTGCACCGTCAGGCCCGGCCAACCCGTCGGCCAAGGGCTCAACAGAAAAGGCCCTGGCCTTGTTCACCCAGGCCGCCACGCAGGAACAGCCTGATATCATCGGATTTTCCGTGACCAGCCCCACCCGGCTCAATGCCATGGCATGTGCAGACAAAGCCCGGCAAATCCTGCCGGACGCCCTCATTGTGTTTGGGGGGCCCGGTGCCACATTCATGGCTGATTTTCTGTTTGACGCCTGCCCGGCCCTGGATGTCATTGTCAAAGGCGAAGGGGAGATCAGCACCACAAAGCTGGTCAATGCGGCAGACAAAATAAAGAACCGATTCGGCGCCATCCACCAGGGTCAGGTCCTCAGAGCAGAGCTGGTGCAGGATCTGTGTCAGATTCCCGGCATTGTTTTCCGGAGAGGACAGGGCGTCGAGGATACAGGGCCGGGTGAACTGATACAAGACCTGGACACCCTGCCCCACCCGTCCCGATATTTCACCTACCAGCACCTGGCCATGTCCCGGGGATGCCCAGGGCGGTGCACCTTTTGCGGGTCTCCCAAATTCTGGGGCACCTCCCTTGTCCGCCGCCATTCGCCCCAGTGGCTGTTTGAAGAGATAAAGGCGCTTTCCCGGAAAGGGGTCACCCATTTTTTCATCAGTGACGACACCTTCACCATGGACAGTGATGCTGTCAAAGCTCTGTGCGAAAAAATCATCCGGGCAGATCTCGGCATCTCCTGGAATGCCATCTCCCGGGTGGATTATATTGATGAAACCGTGCTGGGACTTATGCGCCGGGCCGGATGCATCCAGATCAGCTTCGGCATTGAATCCGGGGCCGAGCCCATCAAAAAGATCCTCGGCAAACCCATTGACAATGACATTTGTGTGGCAGCCTTTGACAAGGTGCGCGCCGCAGGCATCCTGCCCCGGGCCTATTTTATCTATGGTTCTCCGGGCGAAACCGATGCCACCATCCAGCAGAGCATTGACCTGATGATCCGGTTAGGGCCTTTGAGCACCGTATTTTACATGCTGGTCACCTTTCCCGGCACTGCCCTGTACAACCGGGCTGTTCAGAAAGGGTGGACCAATGATGGCGTCTGGCATAACGCCATTGAGGATTTGCCCTGGTGGGACCTGGATCCCAACATGGATTTTCCCCGGGTTAAAGTGTGGGGAGACCGGCTCAGGCAGGCCTTTTTTGACCATCTTGGGGAGTTTGTCAACCGCATTGCACTTGATCAGGATAAAGATAATGCGTCAGCGCCTTTGCACGCTGACTTTTTATCAAGGCTTGCCATGACGTTTTCCCATGGGGAATATGCCCGGGACAACCGGGTCAGAAATGCCGAACAAATCGCGGTCAGTCTGTTTGAAAAGGCTTTGCAGTTTCATCCTTGCCCCAGAGCCTTCCAGGGGCTTTCCATGATTTACCAGAAGAAAAAAAAATTTGCTGAAGCCATGGCCTTTCTTGACAAAGGGCTGGCCCACTTTCCCAACGACAAGGATCTTTGCGTGTGCATGGGGGTGTGTCTGATGAATACCGGTAACTTTCACGGCGCCCTAACATATTTCACCCCGTTTGCCCATGATCCGGCGTTGGGGCAGTACATCAGTATATGCAAACAGAACGTAACAACTTAA
- a CDS encoding DUF6178 family protein — protein MNNDYQLDNQARKELKLQNLRRDILAGEGGQALDMILGAPSPATLIQSFPDQDLYYLMHKVGPDDFIPVLALAASSQWEYILDVEAWEDDRLDTHMMTVVFSLLFKADAQRLLRWAITEKPDFLEYWLAQKMTVVIREHDEVPPEDFDDYITLDDKFYFRFPDSSYSGDTYFQGELLPQDAPPEDGRPDDAPELIEQMLKELASMDLSVFHGLLLETLNLLPAEAEEEQFRQKNIRLAEKGFLPVHEAIGIYQPIAEKNLRPRPAISREIRALDPDIPLPPMFFTQFLKGANLFAKALEQINAQGGIPGLDSELAALINKVISADRIRIRGRESIEKPLEKTMSTLSLGLEVLMGDAKAGVERSADLIRQYFLEDIFRIGSREGVKLQTKARQWYETSFIGTKKLPLSFLGENYLGIIGGLMVQRPMFFADYADKVLYRNFACLADIRATRRQLDEIICLDDFLKSLDVDIASFTFGVLTYKSMILTLWVRDRMGLNTSKPLSLAPIEVSEFKDFFAQLFDRGGNIGDTQAKDFGLWAAKASGVHEADLPTALQNLLYTLLRELESEYSHVRTQNIDPRFMPLFLLAGQE, from the coding sequence ATGAACAACGATTATCAACTGGACAATCAAGCCAGAAAAGAACTGAAACTACAGAATCTACGCCGGGACATCCTTGCCGGCGAAGGGGGGCAGGCCCTTGATATGATCCTTGGAGCCCCCTCCCCGGCCACCTTGATCCAGTCGTTTCCGGACCAGGATCTGTACTACCTGATGCACAAGGTCGGACCGGATGATTTCATTCCGGTTCTGGCCCTGGCTGCATCCAGTCAGTGGGAATATATCCTTGATGTGGAGGCCTGGGAGGATGACAGGCTTGACACCCACATGATGACTGTCGTCTTTTCCCTTCTGTTCAAAGCCGATGCCCAGCGGCTACTGCGCTGGGCCATCACGGAAAAACCGGATTTTCTGGAATACTGGCTGGCACAAAAAATGACTGTTGTGATCCGGGAGCACGATGAAGTGCCGCCCGAGGATTTTGACGATTACATCACTTTGGATGATAAATTTTATTTCAGATTTCCAGATTCTTCCTATTCCGGGGATACCTATTTTCAAGGGGAACTGCTGCCCCAGGACGCCCCGCCGGAAGACGGTCGGCCCGATGACGCCCCCGAATTGATCGAACAGATGTTAAAAGAACTGGCCTCCATGGATCTGTCGGTTTTCCACGGCCTGCTCCTTGAAACCCTGAACCTTCTGCCTGCCGAAGCAGAGGAAGAACAATTCCGGCAAAAAAACATCAGGCTTGCGGAAAAAGGTTTTTTACCTGTTCATGAAGCCATTGGTATTTACCAGCCCATCGCCGAAAAAAATCTGCGGCCCAGGCCCGCAATCAGCCGTGAAATCCGGGCGCTGGATCCGGACATTCCCCTGCCGCCCATGTTTTTCACCCAGTTTCTAAAAGGCGCCAACCTGTTTGCCAAAGCCCTGGAACAGATCAATGCCCAGGGGGGGATACCGGGCCTTGACAGTGAGCTCGCGGCCCTGATCAACAAGGTTATCAGTGCCGACCGTATCCGGATCAGGGGCCGGGAATCCATTGAAAAGCCCCTTGAAAAAACCATGTCAACCTTAAGCTTGGGCCTTGAGGTGCTCATGGGCGATGCAAAGGCCGGCGTGGAAAGGTCTGCGGATCTGATCAGACAATATTTTCTTGAAGATATTTTCAGAATTGGGTCCCGGGAAGGTGTAAAACTGCAGACAAAAGCACGGCAATGGTATGAGACAAGCTTTATCGGGACAAAAAAACTGCCCTTAAGTTTTCTGGGAGAAAACTACCTTGGCATCATCGGGGGCCTGATGGTCCAGCGCCCCATGTTTTTTGCCGACTATGCCGACAAGGTTTTGTACCGTAATTTTGCCTGCCTTGCCGATATCAGGGCCACCCGGCGTCAGCTGGATGAAATCATCTGCCTGGATGATTTTCTCAAAAGCCTGGATGTGGACATTGCCTCTTTCACTTTTGGGGTACTCACATACAAAAGCATGATCCTGACCCTGTGGGTCCGGGACCGCATGGGCCTGAACACCTCAAAACCATTGAGTCTTGCGCCCATTGAAGTTTCTGAATTCAAAGATTTCTTTGCCCAGCTTTTTGACCGCGGGGGGAACATCGGCGATACCCAGGCAAAGGATTTTGGATTGTGGGCGGCCAAGGCCTCGGGTGTTCATGAAGCCGATCTGCCCACGGCCCTTCAGAACCTTTTGTACACTCTTTTGCGGGAACTGGAGTCGGAATACAGCCATGTCCGGACACAGAACATAGATCCGCGGTTTATGCCCTTGTTTCTCCTTGCAGGACAGGAGTAG